The Lentimicrobiaceae bacterium genome includes the window AACTTGCCGGTTACGGCTAAATCGGTCCGGCGACTTAACCTGATTGAGTTTCCCCTTGAAAATGCAACAACGCCAGAAATTGAAGGTAAATCAATCCAAATCAAACTGAAACCACACGAAATAGTTACACTTGGGATTAAATAAAACTAAAAAAAGATGACAACAAAAAAAATTAACAAAAGAGAGCTACTCAAATATGTTGGAGATTTCAGCCAGCTATTTGGAATTAAAGGATATACCCTTACTGGCGGGAAAGCCAACGGGGTGAAAGCCTTCGATGTCAAAAATGGCTCAGGGCTTGAGTTTACAGTGCTCGCGGACCGATGTCTCGATATTGCCGGATTGTCGTTCAAAGGAATCAATTGCAGTTATATCACTAAAAACGGAATCGTGGCTCCGGAATATTATG containing:
- a CDS encoding aldose 1-epimerase family protein, producing the protein MTTKKINKRELLKYVGDFSQLFGIKGYTLTGGKANGVKAFDVKNGSGLEFTVLADRCLDIAGLSFKGINCSYITKNGIVAPEYY